The following are encoded in a window of Candidatus Tiamatella incendiivivens genomic DNA:
- a CDS encoding PIN domain-containing protein, whose amino-acid sequence MSTSRKEVVFLDSSVILHYLTGDPRARDIIEDTSRLAVNSIVFSEVSFNLLKLLYSEKYGEYKFYNMKSRTTMLDKDILQGYTILQSFLNELHKEDRLVYLPITLEVMREASETAVKYGLLPNDALIAATCKHYGISTIATLDEDFERIPWLQIVPQHSKSTKRNA is encoded by the coding sequence ATGAGCACCTCTCGGAAAGAGGTCGTATTCCTAGACAGTAGCGTGATACTCCACTATCTTACTGGGGATCCTCGAGCTAGAGATATCATAGAAGATACATCAAGATTAGCAGTAAACTCTATAGTTTTCAGTGAGGTATCATTCAACCTCCTAAAACTACTATACAGCGAGAAATACGGGGAATACAAATTTTACAACATGAAATCCAGGACCACAATGCTCGACAAGGACATACTACAAGGTTACACTATACTCCAATCATTCCTGAACGAGCTCCACAAGGAAGATAGGCTCGTATACCTCCCCATAACCCTGGAGGTAATGAGAGAAGCCAGCGAAACAGCAGTCAAATACGGACTACTCCCTAATGACGCACTGATAGCAGCAACTTGCAAGCACTATGGCATAAGCACAATCGCAACCCTAGACGAGGACTTCGAGCGAATACCTTGGCTGCAGATCGTTCCACAACACTCAAAATCCAC